One region of Chryseobacterium sp. C-71 genomic DNA includes:
- a CDS encoding LacI family DNA-binding transcriptional regulator gives MTKKNATIYDISRKLNVSVATVSRALNDNPRISQATKDLVVKTAKEMNYKQNNLAKALKSGETKNVGIIVPFVNTNFFSSVIRGIEEELSAYGYHVIICQSHEDVLIEKKHLNTLLNAQVDGIFMSVSRTTVDTEHIQHILNTTNTPIIFFDRKKDIPGISTVTVDDYRGGYMATEHLIDEGYKNICHFSGDQNLEIYQNRLNGYKQALIDHNFQVKEENIIYTGSSIDAGIEAIKTLWESKSIPDAIFSASDFAALGACQELKKRKIKIPQEVAVIGFSNEPFTQFMELPMSSMDQTPLIMGNMAGQVFLDNIKDNSSGVSIEKRVVLAPKICVRKSSKRK, from the coding sequence ATGACAAAGAAAAACGCCACTATTTATGATATTTCCAGAAAGCTAAACGTAAGTGTGGCAACGGTTTCGAGAGCATTGAATGATAACCCGAGAATAAGCCAGGCTACAAAGGATTTGGTAGTGAAAACTGCGAAGGAAATGAACTACAAACAGAATAATCTCGCCAAAGCTTTAAAAAGTGGTGAAACCAAAAATGTAGGCATCATTGTTCCTTTTGTAAACACCAATTTCTTTTCGTCTGTCATTCGTGGAATTGAGGAAGAACTCTCTGCTTATGGTTATCACGTCATTATTTGCCAAAGTCATGAAGATGTTTTAATTGAAAAAAAGCACCTCAATACCTTGTTAAACGCACAGGTGGACGGAATTTTCATGTCGGTTTCCAGAACGACAGTGGATACAGAACATATTCAGCATATTTTAAATACGACGAATACTCCAATTATTTTCTTTGACAGAAAGAAAGATATTCCGGGGATAAGTACGGTGACGGTTGATGATTACCGTGGTGGTTACATGGCAACAGAACATCTGATTGATGAAGGCTACAAGAATATCTGTCACTTTTCGGGAGACCAAAATCTTGAAATCTATCAAAACCGTCTGAACGGTTATAAACAAGCCTTAATAGATCACAACTTTCAGGTAAAGGAGGAAAACATTATCTATACCGGAAGTTCGATCGATGCCGGAATTGAAGCCATCAAAACTTTATGGGAAAGCAAATCGATTCCAGATGCGATATTTTCTGCCAGTGATTTTGCTGCTTTGGGTGCTTGTCAGGAATTAAAAAAACGAAAGATCAAAATACCTCAGGAAGTTGCTGTAATCGGTTTCTCAAATGAACCTTTTACCCAATTTATGGAACTTCCGATGAGTTCGATGGATCAGACTCCTCTCATTATGGGAAATATGGCAGGACAGGTTTTTTTGGATAATATTAAAGATAATTCTTCCGGAGTTTCTATTGAAAAGAGGGTTGTGCTTGCGCCTAAAATTTGTGTGAGGAAATCTTCGAAGAGGAAATAA
- a CDS encoding helix-turn-helix domain-containing protein, which translates to MYERKIIPNLNCGLDLIGEVLYGKWKIRLLWFIDQGHQRPSELQRKIPDATRRVLNIQLKELEDHELITKKIYPVVPPKVEYSLTELGKSVIPVILQLGIWGDQNETHLRTVILKRLNAESESLRLEE; encoded by the coding sequence ATGTATGAGAGAAAAATAATCCCGAACCTAAATTGCGGTCTCGATCTGATCGGTGAGGTACTTTACGGCAAATGGAAAATACGTCTGCTCTGGTTTATCGATCAGGGACATCAAAGACCTAGTGAATTGCAGCGCAAAATTCCTGATGCTACAAGGAGGGTTTTGAATATTCAGCTAAAAGAACTGGAAGATCATGAATTGATTACCAAGAAAATTTATCCTGTAGTGCCGCCCAAAGTAGAATATAGTCTTACTGAATTGGGCAAAAGCGTTATTCCGGTAATTTTGCAGTTGGGAATCTGGGGTGATCAAAACGAAACGCATTTACGTACTGTTATTTTAAAACGTTTGAACGCAGAAAGCGAGTCGCTTCGCTTGGAAGAATGA